GATTTGAAAAAATATATGTTCAGGCCAAAAGATGGGGAACAAAAGTAGGTTCTCCTGAAATCCGAAATTTTATCGGAGCCATTGCAAACAAAGGATCCAATAAGGGAGTAATATTAACTGTTGGAGATTTTACTGCTGATGCAAAAAAAACAGCAAACGAGAACCCAAACTATAAAATTGTTTTAATTGATGGGAAAAGATTAGCTGAACTGGCCATTCAGAACAATATTGGAGTACAAATAAAAGATAAAATTGAAATTAAAGAAATAGATATTGATTTTTTTGAAGAAGATTAATCACTGAATTTTATTCTCGACAAAGCGACTGTCTCCAACAAGAGATAGTCCTTTTAATTTATCATATAAAAACTAAAAACAACTTATGAATGAACTGAATGTTTCGACAAAAAACCCTCATGCATTAATCAGTGAGATTATTGATAAGATCAACAATAATGATATCCGCTCATGGCTGTATAATGATACGGATGAAATTTTTTACCATAAAGGCCCCCAGTATATAGATCATATTTATTTTAAAGTAAAGGTAGATGACGCCAGAGGTATACTGAAGTTCATTTTGTATTCTGACGGAAATGAGTTTGCTGAATCAAGAGCCTTTCAACTTTTGGAAGGAATGCTGGGAAGACATTTTAGCGGAAAAATTCAAATTATGTAATGGATATGGATCATTTAAAAGTCTATTCCATTACTATAGATCAATTATTTAATGGTACTATTAAGGGATTTGAGGGATCTCAAAAAATTTTAATTCCTGAATACCAGAGACCTTACGTATGGAAACAAAAACAGATTATACAATTACTTTCTGATTTAAAAGCATTAGAAAAAGATCGTACTACAGATAAGCCACTATACTATCTGGGAAGTATAATCATTCATCAGACTGATGACGGACTGCAGATTATTGACGGACAGCAGAGAATAACAACCATGCTATTGCTACAGCAGTTTTTGAAAACCAATATTACAACAGTACATTATTCTAATCCTCTTAGCATCAATCAGATAAAATCAAATTATGAATTTCTGAAAGCTTTATTTGATGGAGATTACTTTGATTATCTTGACCTGATCGATGTTAAGGAAATCCTGCAATTTCAAAATATTAATGTAACACTTGTCATTACTAAAAGTGAAGATTTGGCTTATACGTTTTTTGAAACTCAAAATACGGGAGGAGTACGCCTTTCCGGTAGTGACATCATAAAAGCTCATCATCTGAGGGCTGTAGACAATCGCAAAATAGTTGCCTATCAGGCAAAGCGTTGGGAGGAAAATCAGAAACATGTTGAAGATATTATTGGTTATCTGGGTAAGCTAAGATATTGGGACAATAGATATTGGAGACAGTATCCCGGATACAGGATGTACACTGAAAAGAAGAATACAGTAATCAATGAGTTTTGCATTGATACAGAAAAGACGGATAAAGATATTTCATACCATTATCAAATAAGTGAAAACAGAAATGGAAATATTTATACTTCTACCCTAAGCAGATTTAAGCAGATCAGACAACCCTTAAATGATGGCAATAATACACTGGATTATATAAATGACTATTTAAAACTTTATACAGAACTGTTTATAGATCAAAATAATCATAGTATTCAGGAAAACTTTTATACCTTTTATAAAAATGTAGTTCATGGTGAAAATGGCACTATATTTTTAAAGGATCTCTTTGAAGCCTGTGTCATTGCGTATGTAAGTAAGTTTGGGTATGATCGGCTGTATGAAATTTCCCTGTGGGTGTACAGATCAATATTTTCGCTCAGGATTACACTTGACAGGAATGTAAGAGAGGATAGCGTATTTAAACTGGTAAGAGATACCCACCTTATTGATACAATTTTAGATATCTACACTCCTGAGGATTTGATTAAAAAATTTAAAAAAGATCGTTTTAAATTCAATAAGAATTATACGGAAAGTACTCATTCCAAATCCAAACATATAGAAACACTCAGAAGTTATTTTGGCGACTTCAAACAAGCTTCCGACTATCAGGAGAATTATGATTTTGATAAACAATTTGTATCACTAATTAAAGAAAAATTAAAATGAGTAAGAATAAATTTGGGACTGCAATTATAACTTTGAAGGATATCTTATCATATGAATTCTTAATTCCTACCTATCAGAGACCCTATGTTTGGGATGATGAGCAAATTAAAAGTCTGCTGGATGATTTTCATCTTTCATTTACAAATAATGCTCATGAAAACTACTATATAGGAACAATTATAACCAAGGAGGAAAATACCTCAAACAAGATTGAGCTCGTTGATGGACAGCAAAGATTTACTACCCTATGGCTAATTGCCTATTGTTTTAAAAGATTAAATGTTTCTACAAGATTAATTGATTTTTTAAAAGTGGAAGGTCAAATGAAACTTTCATTCGAAATTAGAAATGAAGTAGAAAAATATCTTAGTTATTTATTGGAAAATTCGTCTGAAAACATTGAAAATGTCTATCCTGAGGTAAACCGTCAGGAATTTGTAAAGCATATTGCAAAAGCTGTCTCAACCATTGAAAGCTATTTAAGGGTCATAAGCGATCAAGCTGGTTTTGGAGATTTTATTTTTGAAAACGTACATCTGGTAAAGAATAGTACCCCTGATCACGTAGACCTTAACAAAATTTTTACAACCATTAATAGTTCCGGAATACAATTAGAACAGACAGATATCATAAAATCAAAATTATTAAATCATTTAGGCAATGAAAAAGTAATCTACAGTAAATTGTGGGAGGTTTGCGAAAATATGTTTTCTTATTTTGAAAAAAACGTACGTGATTCTTTTGGTGGAGAAATTTCTAAATATTTGGATCTTACAAAGTGGGGTGAATTTCGCATGGAGACTTTTCATATACATGCAGAAAATAAAGAAGAACAGACCTCATCAAAAGGCTTTTCAATATCTGACATTATCAATAATAGAACTATTGGGTCAACCGTAGGTGAGGAAGCTGATGATACGGATAACCTGAAATCAGATGAAATTTACTGCAGGTCGGTAATTTCTTTTCCCCAACTGCTGATACATACTTACAGGATTCACCTGGCAAAAGAGCATAAAGCTGATTTTGAAGGAACCTTTCATGCCAATAGGATTATAGAAATTTTCGCCCCATTAATTAATGGTGAAAAAGAGGAAATTAAGCGCTTTCTGGAACTACTTTGGGATGTAAGACAGGTTTTTGATCTCCATATTATAAAATGGGTTACTGATTTGAGTACAAAACAGGAATCTCTGGAGCTCGTAAATTTTAATAAAAATTCAAATGATTATTATTCCAAAACCAATTATGCAGTTGATGAATTACATCAACTACAAAGTATGCTTTATTTTACAGGTGATTATCTAAGACAATATTGGTTAACTCCCTATCTGAATTATCTTCTGGAACATAAAACACAGTATGAAAAGGCTAAAGCTTTGTTACGGCTTGAAGAAATAGATAATCAATTATCCCTTACCAGGTACAAAAATAAAGATGCAAGCTTTGCACTACTTACTCAAGATATAGATTCTCAAATAGAGTACGAATTGTATTTATATGAATCAAATGGGGTGAGATTTCAGCATTATTGGTTTCAGAAATTAGAGTATATACTTTGGAAAAACTGGAAAAATCGCGAGGATGAAAAATTCAAAAGATATAGAATTTCATCAAAAAACTCTGTAGAACATTTAAATCCTCAAACTCCTAAACCGGGAGCATCAAAATTAAATGAAGAGTTATTAAACGCTTTTGGAAATCTGGTTCTTTTAAGTGTTACACAAAACTCGGAATACAGTAACAAGTATATACATGTTAAACAAGCTGAATTCAAATCTAAAAATAACTATGATACATTAAAATCTAAATTATTTTTTGATGAGCTCAATGATGATACTGACTCTGGAGCTCATATTACCTCTCACGGCGAACAAATGATTGAAGAAATTAAGAAGCATTATGATAAAACAGGTAAAATATAATCATATCTGATATACCTCTCATTTTAACTTTATGGTAATACATAAAAAAGAATTCAGTTTTTTGCTGAATTTTTTTCTATAGATTGTATTCTGATCTAGGGCATGTAAATCGCTTCATTTTGCACTCTATGCACATTAGTTCGGAAAAATCCCGATACAAATCTGTAGTACTATACTTTCTTATTAAAGTTAAAAGAGGCGGTCTCCTATGTTTGCAAATTCAAATGTAGGAGACGGTCTCTTTCTATTGAATTCTTTCACCATACCAAAAAAACAGCTTTGCAGGTCTGAACTCCTACGCCCTTCATAATACTTTAACACCCATTATGCCCATTCCCCAGATAAATTTTCGTTCTTTTGCAAAAAGTTTTAATTTTAAATAATCGCATGTCGAAGTTTGATGAAATCCGGTATTTCTATGATCATGAAGTAAATGAAAGATTAGCGGATGTTGCCCGTGATCCTATGATGAAAGCATTCATGAGCTTTACTTTTCCTGATACGGATGAGCAGGTATGGCTGGAACAGTTTAAAGAGGTTCATTCCATCAGTGATTTTCAGCATCAGTTTGTGGCTTACGCCGTTCGTCAGATCCTTGCGAAAAGTTCTGAGGGATTAACGACTTCAGGCTTTGATAAGTTGGATAAAAATACCTCTTATCTTTTCATTTCGAACCACAGAGATATTGTTTTAGACACTTCCCTGCTTAATCTTGTTTTGCTGGAAAGTGGTCTTATTATGACTGCTTCAGCGATTGGCGACAACCTTGTGCGTAAAAATTTCTTAAATGTTTTAGCTAAACTGAACCGTAATTTTTTAGTGCAGAGAGGTTTGTCTCTGCGTGATCAGCTTACCAGTTCACAAACGATGTCCGAATACATCAAAGAACAATTATTACAGGAAAACCGTTCTGTCTGGATAGCCCAGCGTGAAGGCCGTACCAAAAAC
The nucleotide sequence above comes from Chryseobacterium sp. 7. Encoded proteins:
- a CDS encoding DUF262 domain-containing protein; this translates as MDHLKVYSITIDQLFNGTIKGFEGSQKILIPEYQRPYVWKQKQIIQLLSDLKALEKDRTTDKPLYYLGSIIIHQTDDGLQIIDGQQRITTMLLLQQFLKTNITTVHYSNPLSINQIKSNYEFLKALFDGDYFDYLDLIDVKEILQFQNINVTLVITKSEDLAYTFFETQNTGGVRLSGSDIIKAHHLRAVDNRKIVAYQAKRWEENQKHVEDIIGYLGKLRYWDNRYWRQYPGYRMYTEKKNTVINEFCIDTEKTDKDISYHYQISENRNGNIYTSTLSRFKQIRQPLNDGNNTLDYINDYLKLYTELFIDQNNHSIQENFYTFYKNVVHGENGTIFLKDLFEACVIAYVSKFGYDRLYEISLWVYRSIFSLRITLDRNVREDSVFKLVRDTHLIDTILDIYTPEDLIKKFKKDRFKFNKNYTESTHSKSKHIETLRSYFGDFKQASDYQENYDFDKQFVSLIKEKLK
- a CDS encoding DUF262 domain-containing protein; protein product: MSKNKFGTAIITLKDILSYEFLIPTYQRPYVWDDEQIKSLLDDFHLSFTNNAHENYYIGTIITKEENTSNKIELVDGQQRFTTLWLIAYCFKRLNVSTRLIDFLKVEGQMKLSFEIRNEVEKYLSYLLENSSENIENVYPEVNRQEFVKHIAKAVSTIESYLRVISDQAGFGDFIFENVHLVKNSTPDHVDLNKIFTTINSSGIQLEQTDIIKSKLLNHLGNEKVIYSKLWEVCENMFSYFEKNVRDSFGGEISKYLDLTKWGEFRMETFHIHAENKEEQTSSKGFSISDIINNRTIGSTVGEEADDTDNLKSDEIYCRSVISFPQLLIHTYRIHLAKEHKADFEGTFHANRIIEIFAPLINGEKEEIKRFLELLWDVRQVFDLHIIKWVTDLSTKQESLELVNFNKNSNDYYSKTNYAVDELHQLQSMLYFTGDYLRQYWLTPYLNYLLEHKTQYEKAKALLRLEEIDNQLSLTRYKNKDASFALLTQDIDSQIEYELYLYESNGVRFQHYWFQKLEYILWKNWKNREDEKFKRYRISSKNSVEHLNPQTPKPGASKLNEELLNAFGNLVLLSVTQNSEYSNKYIHVKQAEFKSKNNYDTLKSKLFFDELNDDTDSGAHITSHGEQMIEEIKKHYDKTGKI